A part of Saimiri boliviensis isolate mSaiBol1 chromosome 13, mSaiBol1.pri, whole genome shotgun sequence genomic DNA contains:
- the HSBP1L1 gene encoding heat shock factor-binding protein 1-like protein 1, producing the protein MDARGPEAPAGRALRDAAENLFQELQEHFQALTATLNVALEEMGNRIEDLQKNVNDLMVQAGIENSMKEQMLKT; encoded by the exons ATGGACGCGCGGGGCCCCGAAGCTCCTGCCGGGCGCGCGCTGCGGGACGCG gcagaaaaTCTATTTCAAGAACTTCAGGAACATTTTCAAGCTCTGACTGCAACATTAAAC GTTGCACTGGAAGAAATGGGAAATCGCATTGAGGACTTACAGAAGAATGTCAATGACTTAATGGTGCAAGCCGGCATTGAAAATTCTATGAAAGAACAAATG